One stretch of Nocardia mangyaensis DNA includes these proteins:
- a CDS encoding heme ABC transporter ATP-binding protein, with amino-acid sequence MTDLRAHKPRTRRRPTPWRSLFARTPDVPARPEPGTVTLRATGLTVQRGNRTVLADVDFGVAAGEIVALVGPNGAGKSSLLAALAGELEPTTGTVKLEGHALSHWTHADMARRRAVLPQSHSVGFPFTAREVVAMGRSPWLHTPAADRDDELIAEALAATDVAHLAARIFPSLSGGERARVALARVLAQDTATVLLDEPTAALDIGHQEAVLRLAAARAADGAAVVVVVHDLGVAAAYADRVTVLDEGRVAADGPPRDVLTPELLTDIYRHPVDVFDHPTTGAQLVLPERPKA; translated from the coding sequence ATGACCGACCTCCGCGCGCACAAGCCCCGAACCCGACGGCGCCCGACCCCCTGGCGGTCGCTGTTCGCCCGCACTCCCGATGTACCGGCCCGGCCGGAACCCGGCACGGTCACCCTGCGCGCGACCGGGCTCACCGTGCAACGCGGCAACCGGACCGTACTCGCGGACGTCGATTTCGGGGTCGCTGCGGGCGAGATCGTCGCACTGGTCGGCCCGAACGGAGCGGGCAAGTCGAGCCTGCTCGCCGCCCTCGCGGGCGAACTCGAGCCCACCACCGGCACCGTGAAACTCGAAGGCCACGCCCTCTCCCACTGGACCCATGCCGACATGGCCCGCCGCCGTGCCGTGCTGCCCCAGTCCCACAGCGTCGGCTTCCCGTTCACCGCCCGCGAGGTCGTCGCCATGGGCCGCTCCCCCTGGCTGCACACCCCTGCCGCCGACCGCGACGACGAACTCATCGCCGAAGCCCTCGCCGCCACCGACGTCGCCCACCTCGCCGCACGGATCTTCCCGTCGCTGTCCGGCGGCGAACGCGCCCGCGTTGCCCTGGCCCGGGTCCTCGCCCAGGACACCGCCACCGTGCTGCTCGACGAGCCCACCGCCGCCCTCGACATCGGCCACCAGGAAGCCGTCCTACGCCTGGCCGCCGCCCGGGCCGCCGACGGTGCCGCGGTGGTCGTGGTCGTCCACGACCTCGGCGTCGCCGCCGCCTACGCCGACCGCGTCACGGTCCTGGACGAGGGCCGCGTCGCCGCCGACGGCCCACCACGCGACGTCCTCACCCCCGAACTGCTCACCGACATCTACCGGCACCCGGTCGACGTCTTCGACCATCCCACCACCGGCGCCCAGCTCGTCCTGCCGGAGCGCCCCAAAGCCTGA
- a CDS encoding FecCD family ABC transporter permease codes for MSDAPDLTTSATTPRITDATPDPLPHPKHRTTRVTIVFAAALLALVVLALVSSVLGQVPTTAAEVLGSVAHRIGLDLGPVPAHPAGEVTLWEVRFPRVALAILVGASLATAGALLQGVFANPLAEPGVIGVSAGAAVGAGTVIVVGGAFMASWSIAAAAFVAGLITTALVYVLSRSGGRTEVVTLILTGVAINAFAGGLIAFLLFVATPAARDQIVFWQLGSLNGATWSAVAVVTTLACAGILAAILIAPRLDLLALGDSAARHLGVDVERLRRQVIVAVAVLTAAGVAFSGIILFVGLIVPHLVRMLVGPGHRVLVPLSAIVGAVVLLGADVAARTLVDNADLPLGMLTSLIGGPFFFWLLRRTRARAGGWG; via the coding sequence ATGAGCGATGCCCCCGACCTGACCACCTCCGCGACCACCCCGCGGATCACCGACGCGACCCCCGACCCGCTGCCACACCCCAAGCATCGGACCACCCGCGTCACCATCGTCTTCGCCGCCGCACTGCTGGCGCTGGTCGTGCTGGCGCTGGTGTCGTCGGTGCTGGGCCAGGTACCGACCACCGCCGCCGAAGTACTCGGCAGCGTCGCACACCGGATCGGCCTCGACCTCGGCCCGGTGCCCGCGCACCCCGCCGGCGAGGTGACGCTGTGGGAGGTGCGCTTCCCGCGCGTCGCGCTCGCCATCCTGGTCGGCGCGTCCCTGGCGACAGCGGGTGCGCTGTTGCAGGGCGTGTTCGCCAACCCGCTCGCCGAGCCGGGAGTGATCGGAGTGTCGGCCGGCGCCGCGGTGGGCGCGGGCACAGTGATCGTGGTCGGTGGCGCGTTCATGGCCTCCTGGTCGATCGCGGCCGCCGCGTTCGTCGCCGGGCTCATCACCACCGCGCTCGTGTACGTGCTGTCGCGGTCGGGCGGGCGCACCGAGGTCGTCACGCTCATCCTCACCGGGGTCGCGATCAACGCCTTCGCGGGCGGACTGATCGCGTTCCTGCTGTTCGTCGCCACGCCCGCTGCCCGCGATCAGATCGTGTTCTGGCAACTGGGCAGCCTCAACGGCGCCACCTGGTCCGCGGTCGCGGTGGTGACGACGCTGGCCTGCGCCGGCATCCTCGCCGCGATCCTCATCGCGCCCCGGCTCGATCTGCTCGCACTCGGCGACTCCGCGGCCCGGCATCTCGGTGTCGATGTGGAACGGTTGCGCAGACAGGTCATCGTGGCGGTGGCCGTGCTCACCGCCGCCGGGGTGGCGTTCAGCGGCATCATCTTGTTCGTCGGCCTGATCGTGCCCCATCTGGTGCGGATGCTCGTCGGACCGGGGCACCGCGTGCTGGTCCCGCTCAGCGCGATCGTCGGCGCGGTGGTCCTGCTCGGCGCCGATGTCGCCGCCCGCACGCTCGTCGACAATGCCGACCTGCCGCTGGGGATGCTGACCTCGCTGATCGGTGGCCCGTTCTTCTTCTGGCTGCTGCGCCGAACCCGGGCGCGGGCGGGAGGCTGGGGATGA
- a CDS encoding heme/hemin ABC transporter substrate-binding protein yields the protein MKLRGLLTAMITVTLLTGVTACTDSNTASTATTGGPSTAQLGDLDPVPIGPAPTPQLPTTARSFDGTEVPVTDVSRIIAVDRYGTIAQTVWALGLGENLVGRSTSASFPAVADVPNVAGGNGALSVEAVLALRPSVFLTDTTSAAPAVRDQLRAAGVTVVYFDPQRTMDGVVPQIQAVADALGVSAAGTALGQRTSDEIAAASAAVPAQDPQPKIAFLYLRSTAITMIAGPGSGADSLITAIGGIDAGTAAGIDEPFVAITSEAMIAAAPDVMLVMSDGLESVGGVDGLVKIPGIAQTPAGRGHRVVDMSDAVVLSFGPNTGRVISALSEAVYGEPA from the coding sequence ATGAAACTGCGTGGTCTGCTGACGGCGATGATCACGGTGACGCTGCTGACCGGAGTCACCGCGTGCACCGACAGCAATACTGCATCGACTGCAACAACCGGCGGACCGTCGACGGCGCAACTCGGCGACCTCGACCCGGTCCCGATCGGACCCGCGCCGACGCCACAGCTCCCGACGACCGCGCGGTCCTTCGACGGCACCGAGGTCCCCGTCACCGACGTGTCACGGATCATCGCCGTCGACCGCTACGGAACCATCGCCCAGACCGTGTGGGCCCTCGGCCTCGGCGAGAACCTCGTCGGCCGCAGCACCTCCGCCTCCTTCCCGGCCGTCGCCGACGTGCCGAACGTGGCGGGCGGCAACGGCGCCCTCAGCGTCGAAGCGGTCCTCGCGCTGCGCCCGTCGGTCTTCCTCACCGACACCACCAGCGCCGCGCCCGCCGTGCGCGACCAACTGCGCGCCGCGGGCGTCACCGTCGTCTACTTCGATCCGCAGCGCACCATGGACGGCGTGGTCCCGCAGATTCAGGCCGTCGCCGACGCACTGGGCGTCTCCGCCGCGGGTACGGCACTCGGACAGCGCACCAGCGACGAGATCGCCGCCGCCAGCGCCGCCGTACCGGCACAGGACCCGCAACCCAAGATCGCGTTCCTGTACCTGCGCAGCACCGCGATCACGATGATCGCCGGACCCGGCTCGGGCGCGGACTCCCTGATCACCGCCATCGGCGGGATCGACGCGGGCACCGCCGCCGGGATCGACGAACCGTTCGTCGCCATCACCAGCGAGGCCATGATCGCCGCCGCGCCCGATGTGATGCTGGTGATGTCGGACGGACTGGAGTCGGTCGGCGGCGTCGACGGACTGGTGAAGATCCCCGGCATCGCCCAGACCCCCGCCGGGCGCGGCCACCGCGTGGTCGACATGTCCGACGCCGTGGTCCTGAGCTTCGGCCCCAACACCGGACGCGTCATCTCGGCCCTGTCCGAGGCCGTCTACGGCGAACCGGCATGA
- a CDS encoding aldo/keto reductase, with the protein MEQRTVGRSGLRVSRIGLATHTWGTHTDADEASVQLTAFTEAGGTLVDLSPVYGDGAAQRILADLLGDLVARDDLVLSGSAGVVLHPPGAGVGDSMPAPAATGPVIDASRRTLLKQLDRSLLELGTDHLDIWSIAAWDPYTPLDEVAATLETAVRTGRTRYAGVRGFAAWQLASLAAIAPIAAAQSPYSLLARGTENDVIPAARHHGVGIIASAPLAGGVLTGKYRDGVPADSRGADEATAAEIRRRLDDDRATRVVDALVTAADGLGTSPLAVALAWIRDRPGIASMIVGARDIGQLTGVLAAETLELPRAIAAALDDVSARSE; encoded by the coding sequence ATGGAACAGCGGACGGTGGGACGCAGCGGCCTTCGGGTGTCGCGAATCGGCTTGGCGACCCATACCTGGGGGACTCATACCGACGCCGACGAGGCATCAGTGCAGTTGACAGCGTTCACCGAAGCCGGTGGCACGCTCGTCGACCTCTCCCCCGTCTACGGCGACGGCGCCGCACAGCGGATCCTCGCCGATCTGCTCGGCGACCTCGTCGCCCGTGACGATCTGGTACTCAGCGGCAGCGCGGGCGTCGTGCTGCACCCGCCCGGCGCCGGTGTCGGCGACAGCATGCCCGCCCCCGCGGCGACCGGCCCGGTGATCGACGCCTCGCGCCGAACCCTGCTCAAGCAACTCGACCGCAGCCTGCTCGAACTGGGCACCGACCACCTCGACATCTGGAGCATCGCCGCCTGGGACCCCTACACCCCGCTCGACGAGGTCGCCGCGACCCTCGAGACCGCGGTGCGCACCGGGCGGACCCGGTACGCGGGTGTGCGCGGCTTCGCGGCCTGGCAACTGGCCAGTCTCGCGGCGATCGCCCCGATCGCCGCGGCACAGAGCCCGTACTCGTTGCTCGCCCGTGGCACCGAGAACGATGTGATTCCCGCCGCTCGCCACCACGGCGTCGGCATCATCGCCTCGGCACCACTGGCCGGCGGCGTCCTCACCGGCAAGTACCGCGACGGGGTCCCCGCGGACTCGCGGGGCGCGGACGAGGCCACGGCGGCCGAGATCCGGCGCAGGCTCGACGACGACCGCGCGACCAGGGTGGTCGACGCGCTGGTGACCGCCGCCGACGGACTCGGCACCTCGCCACTGGCGGTCGCCCTCGCCTGGATTCGCGATCGACCGGGGATCGCGAGCATGATCGTCGGTGCCCGTGACATCGGTCAGCTCACCGGCGTGCTGGCCGCCGAGACCCTCGAGTTGCCGCGCGCGATCGCCGCGGCACTGGACGATGTGAGCGCCCGTTCCGAATGA
- a CDS encoding undecaprenyl-diphosphate phosphatase, producing MGESMTWFQALILGLVQGLTEFLPISSSGHMRIVSGVFFGDDAGASFTAVTQLGTELAVLVYFAKDIRRIVIAWFTTLGMRWRERSQREVAVGDRVTTKLPVMDRSARDAHERDTQRELDYRIGWYVIIATIPIGVLGFLFKDEIRTGARNLWLVSFMLIAFALVIAAGEYYGSKIRPIEKLTTRDGLIMGLAQCLALIPGVSRSGATSTAGLFLGLQREAAVRFSFLLAIPAVTASGLFSLPDAFEPAGEGLNASGMQLLVATVVAFVVGYASVAWLLKFVSNHSLYWFVGYRIIVGLIVMGLLAAGVVSAT from the coding sequence GTGGGCGAGTCGATGACCTGGTTCCAGGCATTGATACTCGGACTGGTGCAGGGGCTCACCGAGTTCCTGCCGATCTCCTCCTCCGGACACATGCGGATCGTCTCGGGCGTGTTCTTCGGTGACGACGCGGGTGCCTCGTTCACCGCCGTCACCCAGCTCGGCACCGAGCTCGCGGTGCTGGTGTACTTCGCCAAGGACATCCGGCGCATCGTCATCGCCTGGTTCACCACGCTGGGTATGCGGTGGCGGGAACGTTCGCAGCGGGAGGTCGCCGTCGGTGACCGGGTGACCACGAAACTGCCGGTGATGGATCGCAGCGCTCGCGACGCCCACGAACGCGACACCCAGCGTGAGCTGGACTATCGCATCGGCTGGTACGTGATCATCGCCACCATCCCGATCGGTGTGCTGGGTTTCCTGTTCAAGGACGAGATCCGGACCGGGGCCCGCAACCTGTGGCTGGTGTCGTTCATGTTGATCGCGTTCGCACTGGTCATCGCCGCCGGCGAGTACTACGGCAGCAAGATCCGGCCGATCGAGAAGCTGACCACCCGCGACGGGTTGATCATGGGTCTGGCCCAGTGCCTGGCGCTGATTCCCGGCGTCTCGCGTTCGGGGGCGACCTCGACCGCTGGTCTGTTCCTGGGTCTGCAGCGCGAGGCGGCGGTGCGCTTCTCGTTCCTGCTGGCCATTCCCGCGGTCACCGCGTCGGGCCTGTTCAGCTTGCCCGATGCCTTCGAACCCGCCGGTGAGGGGCTCAATGCGAGTGGCATGCAGTTGCTGGTCGCCACCGTCGTGGCCTTTGTCGTCGGCTATGCCTCGGTGGCCTGGCTGCTCAAGTTCGTCAGCAACCATTCGCTGTACTGGTTCGTCGGTTACCGGATCATCGTCGGCCTGATCGTGATGGGCCTGCTCGCCGCGGGCGTCGTCTCGGCGACCTGA
- a CDS encoding histidine phosphatase family protein, which yields MTVILLRHGVSTSNTARTLAGRAPGVELTERGTEQAAAVADRLATLPIEHIASSPLLRCQRTVAPLADKLGLEPDCDERLIEVDYGDWTGRPIAELLTEPLWQVVQRHASGAVFPGGEGLAQMQQRAVGAVRDIERSLSERAGRDVLWLACAHGDVIKSILADALGLHLDGFQRIAVEPASISVVRYTRHGPAVWKFNDTGADLSALAAAAPTSSTPGGEVPGAASADNGNARHRDSP from the coding sequence ATGACGGTGATCCTGCTCCGGCACGGAGTGTCCACCTCCAATACCGCGCGCACCCTCGCGGGGCGCGCACCCGGAGTCGAGCTGACCGAACGCGGCACCGAGCAGGCGGCCGCGGTCGCCGACCGGCTCGCGACGCTGCCGATCGAGCACATCGCCAGCTCACCGCTGCTGCGCTGTCAGCGTACGGTGGCGCCGCTGGCCGACAAGCTCGGGCTGGAACCGGACTGCGACGAGCGGCTCATCGAGGTCGACTACGGTGACTGGACCGGGCGCCCGATCGCTGAACTGCTCACCGAACCGCTGTGGCAGGTCGTGCAGCGGCACGCCTCCGGTGCGGTGTTCCCCGGTGGCGAAGGGCTCGCGCAGATGCAGCAGCGTGCGGTGGGCGCGGTGCGCGATATCGAGCGGAGCCTGTCCGAGCGTGCGGGCCGCGATGTGTTGTGGCTGGCGTGCGCGCACGGAGATGTCATCAAGTCGATCCTGGCCGACGCGCTCGGCCTGCATCTGGACGGCTTCCAGCGGATCGCGGTGGAGCCGGCCTCGATCAGCGTCGTGCGCTACACCCGGCACGGACCGGCGGTGTGGAAGTTCAACGACACCGGCGCCGATCTGTCCGCCTTGGCCGCCGCCGCACCGACGTCGTCGACGCCTGGTGGAGAGGTGCCGGGGGCCGCGAGCGCGGATAATGGGAATGCGAGGCACCGCGATTCCCCTTAG
- a CDS encoding DUF3090 domain-containing protein yields the protein MSRAIHVFRTPDRFVAGTVGEPGDRSFYLQAVQEPRVVSVLLEKQQVKVLADRMGLLLDEVARRFNAEVPPEGEDVHDVAPLVTPIDTEFRVGTMGLGWDADANAVVVELLAITETEVDESVVLDDTDEGPDAVRVFLTPIQAREFALRSARVIAAGRPPCPLCGEPLSARGHMCVRTNGYKRGEIFGAAEIEEE from the coding sequence GTGTCACGCGCAATCCATGTATTCCGCACCCCCGATCGTTTCGTCGCCGGTACCGTCGGCGAGCCGGGCGATCGTTCGTTCTACCTGCAGGCCGTGCAGGAACCGCGCGTGGTCAGCGTGCTGCTGGAGAAGCAGCAGGTGAAGGTGCTCGCCGACCGGATGGGCCTGCTGCTGGACGAGGTGGCGCGCCGTTTCAACGCCGAGGTGCCGCCTGAGGGTGAGGACGTGCACGATGTGGCGCCGCTGGTCACCCCCATAGACACCGAGTTCCGGGTCGGCACCATGGGTCTGGGCTGGGACGCCGACGCCAATGCCGTGGTGGTCGAGTTGTTGGCGATCACCGAGACCGAGGTCGACGAGTCGGTGGTGCTCGATGACACCGACGAGGGTCCCGATGCGGTGCGGGTGTTTCTCACCCCGATCCAGGCCCGGGAGTTCGCGTTGCGTTCGGCGCGGGTGATCGCGGCGGGGCGCCCGCCGTGTCCGTTGTGTGGGGAGCCGCTCTCGGCGCGCGGGCACATGTGTGTGCGCACCAACGGCTACAAGCGCGGCGAGATCTTCGGCGCGGCCGAGATCGAGGAGGAGTGA
- a CDS encoding SCO1664 family protein — protein sequence MSVITEGELEIVGRVGVASNLTLVCEIAAPEPDGAPLRVVYKPVRGERPLWDFPDGTLAGREVASYLISEQLGWGVIPETVLRDGPFGPGMVQRWVTSVDNHTDARQRHDLVDLCTPGTVPTGFCEVLRALDGDGNEVSLIHADDPRLQRMAVLDLLLNNADRKGGHALEGVDGQVYGVDHGICLHTEPKLRTVLWGWAGHAVHESLLTDIMTFAANLSGAVADSLAVHITDAEVTALTERTKALLEDPVMPVPNSARPIPWPAF from the coding sequence GTGTCGGTGATCACCGAGGGCGAGTTGGAGATCGTCGGGCGGGTGGGTGTCGCCAGCAATCTGACGCTGGTGTGTGAGATCGCCGCCCCCGAACCCGATGGTGCTCCGCTGCGGGTGGTCTACAAGCCGGTGCGTGGGGAACGGCCGCTGTGGGATTTCCCCGATGGCACGCTCGCCGGGCGTGAGGTGGCGTCCTATCTGATCTCCGAGCAGCTCGGCTGGGGTGTGATCCCCGAGACGGTGTTGCGTGATGGGCCGTTCGGGCCGGGCATGGTGCAGCGCTGGGTGACCTCGGTGGACAATCACACCGATGCCAGGCAGCGGCACGACCTGGTCGATCTGTGTACGCCGGGCACCGTCCCGACCGGGTTCTGCGAGGTGCTGCGCGCGCTCGATGGTGACGGCAACGAGGTCTCGCTCATCCATGCCGACGATCCGCGCCTGCAGCGGATGGCGGTGCTGGATCTGTTGCTCAACAACGCCGATCGCAAGGGCGGGCACGCGCTCGAAGGCGTCGATGGTCAGGTGTATGGGGTCGACCACGGCATCTGCTTGCACACTGAGCCGAAACTGCGGACAGTGCTGTGGGGGTGGGCCGGGCACGCGGTGCACGAGTCGCTGCTCACCGACATCATGACCTTCGCCGCGAATCTGTCCGGTGCGGTGGCGGATTCGCTGGCGGTGCACATCACCGATGCCGAGGTCACCGCGTTGACCGAGCGCACGAAGGCGTTGCTCGAGGACCCGGTGATGCCGGTGCCGAACTCCGCGCGCCCGATTCCCTGGCCCGCGTTCTGA
- a CDS encoding RidA family protein has translation MERTAVNPVTWSQELGFNQGEIVSGHTRTLYCSGQTATDKDGKPEHDGDMAAQLGLSLDNLEAVLGAARMSLANLVRLNVYTTDVDLLFQHYGVLAARLGAAGVAPTTTMLGVTRLALPGQLIELEGTAIG, from the coding sequence ATCGAACGAACCGCGGTCAACCCGGTGACATGGTCACAGGAGCTGGGATTCAACCAAGGCGAGATCGTCTCCGGACACACCCGCACCCTGTACTGCTCCGGGCAGACCGCCACCGACAAGGACGGAAAACCCGAACACGACGGGGACATGGCCGCGCAGCTGGGACTGAGTCTGGACAACCTCGAGGCCGTTCTCGGCGCGGCGCGGATGTCACTGGCGAACCTGGTCCGGCTCAACGTCTACACCACCGACGTCGACCTGCTGTTCCAGCACTACGGCGTGCTGGCCGCACGATTGGGCGCCGCCGGGGTGGCACCAACCACCACGATGCTCGGCGTGACGCGCCTGGCGCTACCCGGCCAGCTCATCGAGCTGGAAGGGACCGCCATCGGATGA
- a CDS encoding helix-turn-helix transcriptional regulator: MRADRLVSLVLLLRQRGRLTAETLARELEVSTRTVLRDIEALSAAGVPVYAERGRHGGFALLPGFRTELTGLNHDEALALLTAGSGRGEQVFGLGSALASAMRKVVDALPESRRVSTSDAAQRFLVDPQTDLLARRAVTEEVSSAVMIAVRRAVLAGRKLRIHYAAADQPPQWRTVDPIGLVTVRDRAYLLATRSGVDRTYRLSRVVAAAELPEPAQRPNQVDLDRIWRERSARFRAGGDQIAVLVRVHPSRREEVLNTAVAVLVEAPDADGWSRLELTFQDSRHAEWALWQLGSDAEALSPPELRVALHDRAAALADRYRA, from the coding sequence ATGCGCGCCGACCGCTTGGTTTCGCTGGTGCTGCTGCTACGTCAGCGCGGTCGCCTGACCGCGGAGACGTTGGCCCGTGAGCTCGAGGTGTCGACTCGCACCGTTCTGCGCGATATCGAGGCGCTGTCGGCGGCGGGCGTGCCGGTGTACGCCGAACGTGGTCGCCACGGGGGTTTCGCGCTGCTGCCTGGTTTCCGGACCGAGCTCACCGGGCTCAATCACGACGAGGCCCTTGCCCTGCTGACGGCCGGATCCGGGCGTGGTGAGCAGGTGTTCGGCCTCGGTTCGGCGCTGGCTTCGGCCATGCGCAAGGTGGTCGACGCGCTACCGGAAAGTCGTCGGGTGAGCACCAGCGATGCGGCGCAACGGTTTCTCGTCGACCCGCAGACCGATCTGCTGGCCCGTCGGGCGGTCACCGAGGAGGTGTCGAGCGCGGTGATGATCGCGGTGCGGCGCGCGGTGCTCGCTGGGCGCAAGCTGCGTATTCATTACGCGGCCGCCGATCAGCCGCCGCAGTGGCGCACGGTGGACCCGATCGGCCTGGTGACGGTGCGTGACCGGGCTTATCTGCTGGCCACCCGGTCGGGTGTGGACCGCACCTATCGCCTTTCGCGGGTTGTGGCCGCGGCGGAACTGCCCGAACCCGCCCAGCGTCCGAATCAGGTGGATCTGGACCGGATCTGGCGGGAACGCAGCGCGCGGTTCCGGGCCGGGGGCGATCAGATCGCGGTGCTGGTACGGGTGCATCCGTCCCGGCGGGAGGAAGTGTTGAACACCGCGGTGGCTGTTCTCGTGGAAGCACCCGATGCGGATGGCTGGTCGCGCTTGGAGCTGACTTTCCAGGATTCACGACATGCCGAATGGGCGTTGTGGCAGCTCGGATCCGACGCCGAAGCGCTGTCCCCGCCGGAGTTGCGCGTCGCCTTGCACGACCGTGCCGCCGCGCTCGCCGACCGCTACCGCGCCTGA
- a CDS encoding alpha/beta fold hydrolase: MTTLYKSDAGRRAIEERYRARLDAWPVPREEFRVPTAAGETFVLASGPADAPPLVLLHGSGANTSTWRGDVTDWSAHYRVYAVDLPGEPGFSAPTRLDLSTDATASWLDEVLDRLGLDTVALVGMSLGGWTALDFVLRRPGRVTSLVLLCPGGLGKHRYGWLVKALGLRLLGRHSVRDAARVGLGLGPEDAAAEEILDEVELTFTHFSPRPGRLPRFRREQLQEVDIPVLIIVGEDDALFDSTRTAEIARGGFTRGEVRLLPGAGHALVGQTVPVREFLQDNA; the protein is encoded by the coding sequence ATGACCACCCTCTACAAATCCGACGCCGGCCGACGCGCCATCGAAGAGCGCTACCGGGCACGTTTGGACGCCTGGCCGGTGCCGCGCGAGGAATTCCGCGTCCCCACCGCCGCAGGTGAGACATTCGTCCTCGCCTCCGGACCGGCCGACGCGCCACCGCTGGTGCTGCTGCACGGCTCGGGCGCCAATACCAGCACCTGGCGCGGCGATGTCACCGACTGGTCGGCGCACTACCGCGTCTACGCGGTGGACCTGCCCGGTGAACCCGGCTTCAGCGCGCCGACCCGGCTCGACCTGAGCACCGACGCGACAGCGAGCTGGCTCGACGAGGTCCTCGATCGCCTCGGACTCGACACCGTCGCACTCGTCGGGATGTCGCTGGGCGGATGGACAGCGCTCGACTTCGTGCTGCGCCGACCAGGGCGGGTCACGAGCCTGGTCCTGCTCTGCCCCGGCGGGCTCGGCAAACACCGGTACGGGTGGCTGGTGAAGGCGCTCGGGCTCCGGCTGCTCGGCAGGCACTCGGTCCGCGACGCGGCACGGGTCGGGCTCGGACTCGGCCCCGAGGACGCGGCAGCCGAGGAGATACTCGACGAGGTGGAATTGACGTTCACCCACTTCTCGCCCCGCCCGGGACGACTACCCCGATTCCGTCGCGAGCAACTCCAGGAGGTTGACATCCCGGTACTGATAATCGTCGGCGAGGACGACGCGCTGTTCGACTCCACCCGCACCGCCGAAATCGCCCGCGGTGGCTTCACGCGCGGCGAGGTGCGCCTACTGCCCGGTGCCGGCCATGCACTGGTCGGGCAGACAGTACCGGTTCGGGAGTTCTTGCAGGACAACGCTTGA
- a CDS encoding helix-turn-helix domain-containing protein: MTDRFYSVEQVAELLGLHVRTVRTYVRDGKLPAARIGKQYRIAHDDLEAFTGLPITTATATGGTRHAEASCIVEIDSIDRAMADRVTTLLTATATTRGPGGPALRVETSYDPARARLKVIVLGGLADTARLLDYMDGVLTS; the protein is encoded by the coding sequence ATGACAGATCGCTTCTATTCGGTGGAGCAGGTCGCCGAACTGCTCGGACTGCACGTCCGCACGGTGCGCACCTATGTCCGCGACGGCAAACTGCCCGCGGCCCGCATCGGCAAGCAGTACCGGATCGCCCACGACGACCTCGAAGCGTTCACGGGCCTGCCGATCACGACCGCCACGGCAACCGGTGGCACACGGCATGCCGAGGCCTCCTGCATCGTCGAGATCGACAGCATCGACCGCGCCATGGCCGACCGGGTCACCACCCTGCTCACCGCGACGGCCACCACCCGCGGTCCCGGCGGACCGGCCCTGCGCGTGGAAACGAGCTACGACCCGGCGCGGGCGCGCCTGAAGGTCATCGTGCTCGGCGGCCTCGCCGACACCGCACGACTGCTCGACTACATGGACGGAGTCCTCACTTCATGA